The genomic DNA GCCAGGCGTGCGTACATGTGCCCCTCCTCATTGGTTGCGGCAGACAGGTGAGTGTATCGCTACGGGGGACTCGGCCTTGCCCGCCTCCCCAAACGCCACGCGCGGAGCGTGCGCCGCAGGTGCTCGAATCCTCAGCGCAGCAGCTCCCGCACCGCCGCATCCCCCGCCCACCGCTCGTACTCGTCCCCCGTCCAGCCGCGATCCATGTACAGCCGCCACGTGTCCGGGTGGTTGATCACCCAGAGGACGTCGGTCGCGCGGTCGACGCCGAGCCCCTTCTTCAGCGCGCGCCGGCGGTGCAGCCGCTCGACCAACCGCCGCTGCAGCTCGCGGTACTCGTGGTCGATGCGGTCGCGCAGCTCGGCGATGTCCGGGTCGATAGGGGCGGCCGTGCGGATCAGCACCGCCAGGAGGCCAATCCGCTCCTTGCCGAGGCGGGAGTTGCGCGCGTTCATCCGTAGCG from Gaiellales bacterium includes the following:
- a CDS encoding helix-turn-helix domain-containing protein yields the protein MAERVKRTRRYESPRRREQAEATRREILDAAERLFLSDGYAVTTMAAIAREARVSLRTVYVAFETKAGVLRALWNQRLRSDQPGVPMTEHPEVLAALDEADPERSLRMNARNSRLGKERIGLLAVLIRTAAPIDPDIAELRDRIDHEYRELQRRLVERLHRRRALKKGLGVDRATDVLWVINHPDTWRLYMDRGWTGDEYERWAGDAAVRELLR